Sequence from the Ochrobactrum sp. Marseille-Q0166 genome:
TTGCGTAAATGCAACTATCGTTGCAGATTCTTCCTGTTGCGCGCGTTCACCACGTAGCTCCATCTTCCGCTGATACAGAAGTGAATCAAGTAACAAAATCAAGAGTAAACATGAGTTTTGTATGCAACTTTATGCGCCGCATCGCATCGCTTTGCTGGAAGCAATCTAAGTATCTGCACTTGCAAGAGAATTTTTGCCTTTGTATGGATCTGACAAGCCGTCATACCGCCACATGGACGCACGGCAAAGTCGAACATTGCTGGTCCGATGAACGGAAAGACAGACGAAATAGCGGCGCTCTATATCGCCGAACACGAACGCCTGAAGCGGCAGATCGGTAGCCGTCTGGGTTGCTCCAGCACTGCAAGCGATCTTGTTCACGACATCTTCCTCCGCCTTTGGGAGCGAACTGCCGGGCGTCTCGCTGAACCGGCTGCCTACCTGACGCGCAGCGCGCGCAACGCCACGATAGATCACATCAGGGCGGAGCGAAGGCGCAGTGAGTTCTTCGGCGGCTTTGTGCCTGAACAATATGCCGCACCATCCGCGTCCCCCGATGATGTCGTTTCCGCGCGACAGGAGCTGCGCAGCATTGATGACGCCTTGGCCGCATTGCCGACGCGCACGAGGCACATTTTTCTTCTTAACCGCGTCCACGGCAGAAGCTTTTCCGAAATCGCTGAAGTGCTCGGAATATCCCGGCGCGCCGTTACCAAGCACATGGCACGCGCTGTCGCTGTTTGTGAAGAGATCAAATAGATTGTCCTCAGGCTTTGCTTTGTGTGTCAGATACGGATAGTAGGCAACATGCGAGGCCCGCCCAAGTGCGCGGCATGCGGATAGCGACCCCGGAAGATATATGCGTATAGCCAACCAGCCACCGCAGAACCGATCCGAAGCCGAGCTTCGCGAAGAAGCCCGACATTGGTTTGTCTCGCTGCTGGAGCAGCCAACCACCGCAAAGCGGGCTGCGTTCGAGAAGTGGGTTCGGGCGGATTCTGCCCACTATGACGCCTATCGCGCCATCGAGGCCGCCTGGCAAGCAGCGGAAGACCCCGGTCAGCGGCTCGCGGAGCGGGAGGCCGACCAACTCGCCATCTATCTGGAGGCGATCGATAAGGCCAAGGCACATAAGAAGACTTTTCGTAGGCTCTCGGCTTTAAGCGTCATCCTCGTCGCCATACTCGCCGGCGGCATATGGCTGGAGCGTCCGAATATTTTTGAGGACATGCGCACCGACTATAACTCTGCACGTGGAGAGCGCCGCAGCATCACGCTTTCGGATGGTTCGTCCGTATTACTCGACGCCGACAGCGCCTTTGACGAGGACTTTACGGGCATGGAGCGGCGTGTTCGTCTTCTGCGCGGCGGTGCGTTCTTCGACATTGCGCGTTCAGACGTTCCCTTTGTCGTCCAGGCGGGAAACGGTGAGGTGCGCGTTCACGGCACCGCCTTCGGTATTCACTTGCTGGAGAATGGCGGCGTTGTGACGTTGGAGCGTGGTGTCGTCGAGGTGACGACCAACGAACATCCTGAAGCCACGAGGCTCGCGCCGGGTCAGCAGGTCCATTTCGGTGCCGCTGGCGTCGCTTCCGTCGAGGACGTGAACGTCGATGACGAGCTTGCGTGGCGCGACGGCCGCTTCGTCTTCTATCGCGCAAGTCTGGCAGACGTAGTGAGTGAAATCCAGCGCTATCGCCGCGGGCGGATCGTTATCGCGACGTCGCGACTGGCGGAAGAGCGTGTGACCGGTAGCATCTCGCTTGCCGACACCGACGTCGCGCTTGCCTCGCTCCAGGCCAGTCTCGGCTTCCGCATGACGACGGTTGCCGGACGCCTCACGGTCATTGGACCGTAGCGCCACTTCCGGTTGGAATCCCGGCGTGGTTCAAACCTCTGTGCAAAAAAAATGCGTTCGGAGGTTCCCCGATTGCCCGTGCCGAGCGTGAACGCACTAGGAGCATGATGAAGAGTGGCAAATAGCCGCCCGTGCTCTCCAACGTTCGAGAGCAACAGGGACAGGCAGATATGACGGCTCAAGGGGTACGAGGGGTAACATTCGCGCTGGCGGCGGCGCTGATGACGGCGGCGAGCAGCGCTTCAATCGCGGCAGCACAAGCGCAGCAGGTCGTGCAGGGTCAATTCACCTTCGACATCAAGGCCAAGCCCGTGCCGCAGGCCGTTAACGATATTGGTCGCATTGCCGGACTTTCCGTCGTGTTCCGCGAAAACCGGCCAATATCGGCTACCGGCAATCCGGTTCGTGGTAGGATGAGCGCCGAGCAGGCACTGGCAACCATGCTCGCCGGAACCGGCCTTGGCTACAGTTTCAGCAACCCGACGACGGTACAAGTCTTCGAGGTGGCGGTCGAAAACTCTGCGCCTTTATCGGCTGACGGCGCTACGATGCTCGACCCCATCACCAT
This genomic interval carries:
- a CDS encoding RNA polymerase sigma factor, giving the protein MNGKTDEIAALYIAEHERLKRQIGSRLGCSSTASDLVHDIFLRLWERTAGRLAEPAAYLTRSARNATIDHIRAERRRSEFFGGFVPEQYAAPSASPDDVVSARQELRSIDDALAALPTRTRHIFLLNRVHGRSFSEIAEVLGISRRAVTKHMARAVAVCEEIK
- a CDS encoding FecR family protein, whose protein sequence is MRIANQPPQNRSEAELREEARHWFVSLLEQPTTAKRAAFEKWVRADSAHYDAYRAIEAAWQAAEDPGQRLAEREADQLAIYLEAIDKAKAHKKTFRRLSALSVILVAILAGGIWLERPNIFEDMRTDYNSARGERRSITLSDGSSVLLDADSAFDEDFTGMERRVRLLRGGAFFDIARSDVPFVVQAGNGEVRVHGTAFGIHLLENGGVVTLERGVVEVTTNEHPEATRLAPGQQVHFGAAGVASVEDVNVDDELAWRDGRFVFYRASLADVVSEIQRYRRGRIVIATSRLAEERVTGSISLADTDVALASLQASLGFRMTTVAGRLTVIGP